The following are encoded together in the Lathyrus oleraceus cultivar Zhongwan6 chromosome 3, CAAS_Psat_ZW6_1.0, whole genome shotgun sequence genome:
- the LOC127127129 gene encoding digalactosyldiacylglycerol synthase 2, chloroplastic has translation MDKKQHFAIFTTASLPWLTGTAVNPLFRAAYLYKAGERNVTLLIPWLSLKDQRVVYPNNMTFDSPEEQEKYIRQWLEDRLGFASGFSIKFYPGKFSRDKRSILAVGDISEIIPDEDADIAVLEEPEHLTWYHHGKRWKTKFRLVIGIIHTNYLEYVKREKNGKLQAFLLKYLNNWVVGIYCHKVIRLSAATQDYPGSIVCNVHGVNPKFLEIGKKKRDQQKNQDNAFTKGAYFIGKMIWSKGYKELLQLLNDHQKELSALELDLFGSGEDSDEVQKAANKLEMTVRVHPGRDHADELFHDFKLFLNPSTTDVVCTTTAEALAMGKIVVCADHCSNEFFKQFPNCWTYTNHKEFVQLTLKALAEKPDQLTDDQIHDLSWKAATERFLKAADLDKPPDRRLLSRSTSNYLSTSLSLQQTVEDASAYVHHVASGFEISRRIFGAIPDSLQPDEQLRKELGFVKTSGK, from the exons ATGGATAAGAAACAGCATTTTGCAATTTTTACAACTGCTAGCCTTCCGTGGCTGACCGGGACCGCAGTGAATCCTCTCTTTCGTGCGGCGTATCTTTACAAAGCTGGGGAAAGGAATGTCACCTTGTTGATCCCTTGGTTATCTTTGAAAGATCAACGAGTAGTATATCCAAACAATATGACATTTGATTCTCCGGAAGAGCAGGAGAAATATATCCGCCAATGGCTTGAGGATAGACTTGGATTTGCATCTGGTTTCAGCATAAAGTTTTATCCGGGAAAG TTTTCTAGAGATAAAAGGAGCATTCTTGCTGTTGGCGATATTTCAGAAATTATCCCCGATGAAGATGCAGATATTGCTGTTCTAGAGGAGCCTGAGCATCTGACTTGGTATCACCATGGGAAAAGATGGAAAACTAAATTCAGGCTAGTTATAGGAATTATTCACACAAACTATTTAGAATATGTGAAAAGAGAGAAGAATGGAAAACTGCAAGCATTTTTACTCAAATATTTAAACAACTGGGTTGTTGGTATATACTGTCACAAG GTAATCAGACTATCTGCTGCCACTCAGGATTACCCTGGGTCCATCGTCTGTAACGTTCATGGAGTTAATCCAAAGTTCCTTGAGATTGGCAAAAAAAAAAGGGATCAACAAAAAAATCAAGACAATGCTTTTACCAAAGGTGCCTATTTTATTGGGAAAATGATATGGAGCAAAGGCTACAAAGAGCTGCTCCAACTTCTTAATGATCATCAAAAGGAATTATCTGCTCTTGAGCTTGATTTATTTGGAAGTGGAGAGGACTCTGATGAAGTTCAAAAAGCTGCTAACAAGCTGGAAATGACAGTTAGAGTTCATCCAGGCCGTGATCATGCTGATGAGCTATTTCATGA TTTCAAATTGTTTCTTAATCCGAGCACAACAGACGTGGTTTGCACAACTACAGCAGAAGCTTTGGCAATGGGAAAAATCGTTGTGTGCGCAGACCATTGCTCAAATGAATTTTTCAAGCAGTTCCCGAATTGTTGGACGTATACAAACCACAAGGAATTTGTTCAACTCACACTTAAGGCATTGGCTGAAAAGCCTGACCAGCTTACTGATGATCAGATCCATGACCTTTCATGGAAGGCTGCGACAGAACGGTTTCTTAAGGCTGCTGACCTCGACAAGCCGCCTGATAGAAGATTATTGTCAAGAAGTACCTCAAACTATCTCTCTACTTCGTTAAGTTTGCAACAAACAGTTGAGGATGCATCGGCATATGTACATCATGTAGCTTCTGGGTTTGAAATATCGCGAAGAATATTTGGTGCCATTCCAGATAGCTTGCAACCTGATGAACAGCTACGCAAGGAACTCGGGTTTGTTAAAACTTCTGGGAAATAA